One segment of Candidatus Eisenbacteria bacterium DNA contains the following:
- a CDS encoding T9SS type A sorting domain-containing protein, producing MIRKQTILFTVAILILGALPALAGWSSDPAVNLAIADGAGDQVVPKVAVTSDGGCYVSWYDAPAGYNVRLQKLDASGNEVWSHNGILVSAHPQNTWITDWDLIADSSGNAVIVFNDIRAGGDWDIYAYKVAPDGTMLWGADGIAISDNADFEASPKVTEASDGDFVIVWQRDPDAGDGQIYMQRLAPDGTLRLTAGGIPVAGETGKTPGFCVICPGDAGSVIVGWIQDMSTYYSNRYYRAEKFDASGASLWGAPVDVYNETALPLGYVPIIQSDGAGGAALLWHSYFNGYYNSHLQHLDAAGSEVFPHNGLTVSTMAGMYHIDPTLAQCGGDFLVFWSEEPTTQSMWGVYGQRFAPDGTRLWGNSGHVFLPMDGLEKNFHRALSMPDGAAVYWIEVPGGYGSDIIRGFRSDMDGNMVWAGSVIDVASTPSGKGRLPVALGPAGKSYLIWEDSRAGSIDVYGQTVNMDGSLGITSGVVEIPSTRLALGQNFPNPFNPRTTIRFQIEADSPVNLVIYDLAGRRVRAMYNGELLNAGEHLATWNGRDDAGDSVVGGVYFYALETVWGSQTRKMILLK from the coding sequence CGACGGAGCGGGCGATCAGGTCGTTCCGAAGGTCGCCGTTACGAGCGACGGCGGCTGCTATGTAAGCTGGTACGACGCCCCCGCCGGCTACAACGTCCGATTGCAGAAACTCGACGCGTCCGGCAATGAAGTTTGGTCGCATAACGGCATCCTGGTCAGCGCCCATCCGCAGAACACCTGGATCACCGACTGGGATCTGATCGCCGATTCCTCGGGGAATGCGGTGATCGTCTTCAACGACATCCGCGCCGGCGGCGACTGGGACATCTACGCCTACAAGGTCGCTCCCGACGGAACGATGCTCTGGGGCGCTGATGGCATCGCTATCTCCGACAACGCCGACTTCGAGGCCTCACCCAAGGTGACCGAGGCCAGCGACGGCGATTTTGTGATCGTCTGGCAGCGTGATCCCGATGCGGGCGACGGGCAAATCTACATGCAGCGGCTGGCTCCGGACGGAACGCTGCGCCTCACCGCCGGGGGCATCCCCGTGGCGGGAGAGACGGGCAAGACGCCGGGTTTCTGCGTGATCTGTCCCGGCGACGCCGGCTCGGTCATCGTTGGATGGATCCAAGACATGAGCACCTACTACAGCAATCGCTACTACCGCGCCGAGAAGTTCGACGCTTCGGGGGCCTCGCTCTGGGGTGCGCCGGTGGATGTCTACAACGAGACGGCCCTGCCGCTCGGCTATGTCCCGATCATTCAAAGCGACGGGGCCGGCGGCGCCGCGCTGTTGTGGCACAGCTATTTCAACGGCTATTACAATTCGCACCTTCAGCACCTGGACGCGGCGGGAAGCGAGGTCTTCCCCCACAACGGCCTGACGGTTTCGACCATGGCCGGCATGTATCATATCGATCCGACCCTCGCCCAGTGCGGCGGCGATTTTCTCGTCTTTTGGAGCGAGGAACCCACGACGCAGTCGATGTGGGGCGTCTACGGACAGCGCTTCGCGCCGGACGGCACCCGTCTTTGGGGCAACAGCGGTCACGTTTTCCTGCCCATGGACGGACTCGAGAAGAACTTCCACCGGGCCCTGTCGATGCCTGACGGCGCCGCGGTCTACTGGATCGAGGTCCCCGGGGGGTACGGCAGCGACATCATTCGGGGATTCCGCTCGGACATGGACGGCAACATGGTCTGGGCCGGAAGCGTCATCGATGTGGCGTCAACGCCGAGCGGCAAGGGGCGCCTGCCCGTGGCTCTCGGTCCCGCCGGCAAATCCTACCTGATCTGGGAGGACAGTCGCGCGGGCTCCATCGATGTCTACGGGCAGACAGTGAACATGGATGGCTCGTTAGGCATTACCAGTGGTGTGGTGGAGATCCCCAGCACGCGTCTGGCACTGGGACAGAACTTCCCCAATCCCTTCAACCCGAGGACGACGATCCGCTTTCAAATTGAGGCGGATTCTCCGGTCAACCTGGTCATCTATGATCTGGCGGGCCGCCGCGTTCGGGCCATGTACAATGGGGAACTTCTCAACGCCGGTGAGCACCTTGCGACCTGGAACGGCCGGGATGATGCCGGGGACTCCGTCGTCGGCGGCGTCTATTTCTATGCGCTTGAGACGGTATGGGGAAGCCAAACCCGGAAGATGATTCTGCTGAAATAG
- a CDS encoding L-threonine 3-dehydrogenase: MKRILVTGSVGQIGSELTMTLREIYGTDNVIAGVNRTQPEGDLKESGPFETVNCAEFKQVDEVVRKYKVDTIIHLAAILSAVAEAKPNLAWSVNINGLYNVLEVAREHKCAVFTPSSIGAFGPTTPLDNTPQDTIQRPNTMYGVTKVAGELLCDYYYKRFGVDTRGVRYPGIISNVTLPGGGTTDYAVEIFYEAIKNKKYTCYIKAGTFLDMMYMPDAIKAAIDLMEADAGRLKHRNAFNVTAMSFDPEIIAKEIKKHIPEFKWDYKVDPVRQAIAETWPNNMNDSAAREEWGWKPEYELPEMAADMIEKLSVKLKKKS, encoded by the coding sequence ATGAAACGAATACTAGTGACGGGCTCCGTCGGGCAGATCGGATCCGAGCTGACCATGACGTTGCGCGAGATTTACGGGACCGACAACGTCATCGCGGGGGTCAACAGAACGCAGCCCGAGGGCGATTTGAAGGAATCGGGACCCTTTGAGACGGTGAACTGCGCCGAATTCAAGCAGGTTGATGAGGTCGTACGGAAGTACAAAGTTGATACGATCATCCACCTTGCCGCAATCCTATCGGCGGTCGCCGAGGCGAAGCCCAACCTCGCGTGGAGCGTCAACATCAACGGGCTCTACAACGTTCTCGAGGTCGCGCGCGAACACAAATGCGCGGTCTTCACGCCGAGTTCGATCGGCGCCTTCGGGCCGACGACGCCGCTGGACAACACGCCGCAGGATACGATCCAGCGACCCAATACGATGTACGGCGTCACAAAGGTCGCCGGTGAGCTGCTTTGCGATTATTACTACAAGCGATTCGGTGTCGATACCAGGGGTGTGCGCTACCCCGGTATCATATCGAATGTCACACTCCCGGGCGGCGGAACAACTGATTACGCCGTCGAGATCTTTTACGAGGCGATCAAGAATAAGAAGTATACCTGCTATATCAAGGCGGGCACCTTCCTTGACATGATGTACATGCCGGACGCGATCAAGGCGGCGATCGACCTCATGGAGGCGGACGCCGGCAGGCTGAAGCACCGCAACGCCTTCAACGTGACGGCTATGAGCTTCGATCCGGAGATCATTGCAAAAGAGATCAAAAAGCACATACCGGAATTTAAGTGGGACTACAAAGTGGATCCCGTACGCCAGGCGATCGCGGAGACATGGCCCAACAACATGAACGACTCCGCCGCGCGCGAGGAGTGGGGTTGGAAGCCCGAGTACGAGCTTCCCGAGATGGCGGCGGACATGATAGAGAAGCTTTCGGTGAAGCTTAAAAAAAAGAGTTAA